From Campylobacteraceae bacterium, one genomic window encodes:
- the gyrB gene encoding DNA topoisomerase (ATP-hydrolyzing) subunit B yields the protein MSEQEYGASNIKVLKGLEAVRKRPGMYIGDTNVNGLHHLVYEVVDNSIDEAMAGYCKNIKVTMTKDHYIRVEDDGRGIPTAIHPTENISAATVVLTVLHAGGKFDKDTYKVSGGLHGVGVSVVNALSKDLKMTIYREGKIFYQEFSCGKPKEELVTIGDSPRKTGTTIEFLADDSIFEVNSYNFDTLAKRFREVAYLNSFITITLVNEITNTKEVYHFEGGIKQFVEDINKDAAICDAMAFNARIDDVEVDIALVYNTTYTERTISFVNNIRTIDGGTHETGFKAGLTRSIVKYLKANANARDKDAKITGDDVREGLIAIISIKIAEPQFEGQTKGKLGNSYVKPICQQLTSEQLDKYFEENPQQAKAIMEKSMMAARGREAAKKARDLTRKKDSLSVGTLPGKLAECQSKDPAIRELYLVEGDSAGGSAKQGRDRVYQAILPLKGKILNVEKSRLDKILKSDEIRNMITAIGCGIGEEFNEEKVRYHKIIIMTDADVDGLHIQTLLLTFFFRFLRPIIDLGYLYIAQPPLYKYKKGKNETYLKDNTALSNFLIENGLESFEFEGMGYNDLVDMFKTVARYRMMLESLEKRYALLEVLKHLIENSDLVKLPQAELYIEVKKFLDDKGYNILSEKITEDKIQLFVQTKEGLEELIIDDELFSSPFFSEATFIYHKLVERDISMFNGRDLVEILNEIEGLAKKGAYIQRYKGLGEMNPEQLWETTMTPDARRLLRVKIEDAAVASDTFTLFMGDEVEPRRNYIEAHAKDVEHLDV from the coding sequence ATGAGCGAACAAGAATACGGCGCAAGTAATATAAAAGTCTTAAAAGGTTTAGAAGCTGTTAGAAAAAGACCAGGTATGTATATTGGTGATACCAATGTTAATGGGCTACATCACTTAGTTTATGAAGTTGTTGATAACTCTATTGATGAAGCTATGGCTGGATATTGTAAAAATATTAAAGTTACTATGACTAAAGATCATTATATTAGAGTTGAAGATGATGGGCGTGGAATTCCTACTGCTATTCATCCAACTGAAAATATCTCTGCTGCTACTGTTGTTTTAACAGTATTACATGCGGGTGGAAAATTTGATAAAGATACGTATAAAGTTTCTGGTGGATTACATGGAGTTGGTGTATCTGTTGTAAATGCATTATCAAAAGATTTAAAAATGACTATTTACAGAGAAGGAAAAATCTTTTATCAAGAATTTTCTTGTGGTAAACCTAAAGAAGAACTCGTAACAATTGGTGACAGTCCAAGAAAAACTGGTACAACTATTGAGTTCTTAGCTGATGACAGTATTTTTGAAGTAAATTCATATAATTTTGATACTTTGGCAAAACGTTTTAGAGAAGTAGCTTATTTAAATTCATTTATTACGATTACTTTGGTAAATGAAATAACCAATACTAAAGAAGTTTATCATTTTGAAGGTGGTATTAAACAATTTGTTGAAGACATAAATAAAGATGCTGCTATTTGTGATGCAATGGCATTTAATGCAAGAATTGATGATGTAGAAGTAGATATTGCTTTGGTATATAATACAACTTATACAGAAAGAACCATTTCTTTTGTAAATAATATTAGAACAATTGATGGGGGAACGCATGAAACTGGTTTTAAAGCGGGACTTACACGATCAATTGTTAAGTACTTAAAAGCAAATGCAAATGCAAGAGATAAAGATGCAAAAATTACTGGTGATGATGTAAGAGAAGGTTTAATTGCTATTATTTCTATTAAAATAGCAGAACCACAATTTGAAGGACAAACCAAAGGTAAACTAGGAAATTCTTATGTTAAACCTATTTGTCAACAATTAACATCAGAACAATTAGATAAATACTTTGAAGAAAATCCTCAACAAGCAAAAGCTATTATGGAAAAATCTATGATGGCTGCTCGAGGACGTGAAGCTGCTAAAAAAGCCAGAGATTTAACAAGAAAAAAAGATTCTTTATCTGTTGGAACACTTCCTGGTAAATTAGCTGAGTGTCAAAGTAAAGATCCTGCTATTAGAGAATTATATCTAGTAGAAGGGGATTCAGCTGGTGGATCTGCTAAACAAGGGCGTGACAGAGTTTATCAAGCAATTTTACCTCTAAAAGGTAAGATTTTAAATGTTGAAAAATCTCGTTTAGATAAAATTTTAAAATCAGATGAAATTAGAAATATGATTACTGCAATTGGTTGTGGAATTGGTGAAGAATTTAATGAAGAAAAAGTAAGATACCATAAAATCATTATCATGACAGATGCGGATGTTGATGGTTTACATATTCAAACCCTTTTATTAACATTCTTTTTCAGATTTTTACGACCAATTATTGATTTAGGATATTTATATATTGCTCAGCCTCCCTTGTACAAATACAAAAAAGGTAAAAATGAGACCTATTTAAAAGACAATACTGCATTATCTAATTTTTTAATTGAAAATGGTTTAGAATCATTTGAATTTGAAGGTATGGGTTACAATGATTTAGTTGATATGTTTAAAACAGTTGCTAGATACAGAATGATGTTAGAATCTTTAGAAAAACGTTATGCACTTCTTGAAGTATTAAAACATTTAATTGAAAATTCAGATTTAGTGAAATTACCGCAAGCTGAATTATATATAGAAGTTAAAAAATTCTTAGATGACAAGGGTTATAATATTTTATCTGAGAAAATTACTGAAGACAAAATTCAATTATTTGTACAAACTAAAGAAGGTTTAGAAGAATTAATTATAGATGATGAATTATTTTCATCTCCATTTTTCTCTGAAGCTACATTTATTTATCACAAATTAGTAGAAAGAGATATTTCAATGTTTAATGGACGAGATTTGGTTGAAATTCTTAATGAAATTGAAGGTCTTGCTAAAAAAGGTGCTTATATTCAACGATATAAAGGTTTAGGGGAAATGAATCCTGAACAATTATGGGAAACAACTATGACTCCTGATGCAAGAAGACTTCTAAGAGTAAAAATTGAAGATGCAGCAGTTGCTTCTGATACTTTTACGCTGTTTATGGGAGATGAAGTAGAACCAAGAAGAAACTATATTGAAGCTCATGCGAAAGATGTAGAACACTTAGACGTTTAG
- a CDS encoding ion transporter, with translation MIKSYLKNLVDSNDNFASKTYDICNQLLIILSIIAFSIETIPDNSYSTINYLKNFEVFVITVFTFEYFVRIYTADKKLSYIFSFYGLIDLLVILPFYLSMFIDLRAVKAFRLLRLFSLLKLVRYSATLNKFEKALHHSKEEFIVFFIFTIILFYLASIGIYYFENTAQPEIFRSVFDSMWWAVATLTTVGYGDVYPITVGGKIFTTIILLLGLGIVGIPAGIVASALSEVNKEERLRKKKKKEEQSLK, from the coding sequence ATGATTAAATCTTATTTAAAAAACCTTGTTGATTCTAATGATAACTTTGCAAGTAAAACTTATGATATATGCAATCAACTTCTAATTATATTATCCATTATTGCTTTTTCAATTGAAACCATTCCTGATAACAGTTATTCAACGATAAACTATTTAAAAAACTTTGAAGTTTTTGTGATTACTGTTTTTACTTTTGAATATTTTGTACGAATATATACAGCGGATAAAAAACTTTCTTATATATTTTCTTTTTATGGACTCATTGATTTATTGGTAATTCTTCCTTTTTATCTTTCTATGTTTATTGATTTACGAGCAGTTAAAGCTTTTAGGCTTTTGCGATTGTTTTCTTTGTTAAAACTTGTACGATACAGTGCTACGTTAAATAAATTTGAAAAAGCCTTGCATCATTCAAAAGAAGAATTTATTGTCTTTTTTATTTTTACGATTATTTTGTTTTATTTGGCATCTATTGGAATTTATTATTTTGAGAATACGGCTCAGCCTGAAATATTTAGAAGTGTTTTTGATTCTATGTGGTGGGCAGTTGCTACTTTAACTACTGTAGGATACGGAGATGTTTATCCTATAACAGTGGGAGGTAAAATTTTTACTACTATTATTTTACTCCTAGGACTTGGTATTGTAGGAATTCCTGCTGGTATTGTTGCTTCTGCTTTATCTGAAGTAAATAAAGAAGAACGGCTTAGAAAAAAGAAAAAAAAAGAAGAACAGTCCCTTAAATAA
- a CDS encoding DUF3010 family protein — protein MKVCGIDLKASNAILAVIEKKDEESVFIPLEIKKIALDANDEQKEMIQFYDNISGFLKVNLINKVVIKKRAKKGNFSGGANTFKMEAAIQLSGICDVSLLSSQSISSYEKKNNVIFPKEIKKYQEAAYLTAICS, from the coding sequence ATGAAAGTATGTGGAATTGATTTAAAAGCCTCTAACGCAATTTTAGCTGTAATTGAGAAAAAGGATGAAGAAAGTGTTTTTATTCCTTTAGAGATAAAGAAAATAGCTTTAGACGCAAATGATGAACAAAAAGAGATGATTCAATTTTATGATAATATTTCTGGCTTTTTAAAAGTAAATCTTATTAACAAAGTGGTGATAAAAAAAAGAGCTAAAAAAGGAAACTTTAGCGGTGGTGCAAATACCTTTAAAATGGAAGCAGCCATACAATTAAGCGGTATTTGCGATGTATCATTACTTTCTTCTCAAAGCATAAGTTCTTATGAAAAAAAAAATAATGTTATTTTTCCTAAAGAAATTAAAAAATATCAAGAAGCAGCTTATTTGACCGCAATTTGTTCTTAA
- a CDS encoding EAL domain-containing protein encodes MLYFKKNLWILFYLIVFIGFLVVSLVSYNLWTQVYNTNKLKQESITKISSSSLHSFFLQYEMILDILSSDMKKNNDDISQIYNQEKFDRLMELNKNLAGLALINVDGDVLVTNSKIANQIIPNFKENIFTKDTFNQTLLEDKMVIGRTYYQKNFKSLVIPIRKSIRDKDGKVFLVLAASIKVNNGKNFLNKQLKDKSSYIISLFRNFDHYFQLLPQNNADNLHIYNEAFPTLRFNNYTLDLEQDKDIDYYKNSEDIFTINKNNFYKNNGYIVSVGYIKRYDLWMVVKNPAVKLQSLFFETFYIILFIYLILILIAFFVFKYILKFENKKRKELHYQATHDYLTCLNNRMFLSGIENSLVVDHTQPFSLFFIDMDNFKSINDNYGHIVGDRVLQEIALRLKKVISKEDILIRYSGDEFILISKIINKSEVSNLAQKILTSLSNSFRIDTLEFILGSSIGISQFPKDASNLDKIKAYADLSMYEAKKTRNTFRIFEDSIKKKYINDTKIEKQLKTSFDNKEFSMVYQPQMNCNGSLRGVEALVRWNNKELGFVSPVDFIKVVEDIGFMPKLGRFIIDTSIKDMKDIQNELKISFHLSINISVKQFLRENFYLQFMALIEKHDFDKNYLTIEITESIFIEDIGFILNVLNKFKKENIKVSLDDFGTGYSSLSLLKKLPIDELKIDKSFVDDILVNKASRNMVESIISIARNLGFYTVAEGVETKDQRDLLALMHCDIIQGYYYSKPLKIDELKAYIKNLA; translated from the coding sequence ATGTTATATTTTAAGAAAAACTTATGGATACTTTTTTACCTTATTGTATTTATTGGTTTTTTAGTTGTTTCGCTTGTTTCATATAATCTTTGGACACAAGTATATAATACTAATAAACTTAAACAAGAAAGTATTACAAAAATTTCCTCAAGTTCTTTGCACTCCTTTTTTTTACAATACGAAATGATATTAGATATTTTATCCAGTGATATGAAAAAAAATAATGATGATATTTCGCAAATATATAATCAAGAAAAATTTGATCGATTAATGGAATTAAATAAAAACTTAGCTGGTCTTGCTTTAATTAATGTAGACGGTGATGTTTTAGTAACAAACAGTAAAATAGCCAATCAAATAATACCAAATTTTAAAGAAAATATTTTTACAAAAGACACTTTTAACCAAACCTTACTTGAGGATAAAATGGTAATTGGTCGTACGTATTATCAAAAAAACTTTAAAAGTTTAGTCATTCCTATTCGTAAAAGTATTAGAGACAAGGATGGAAAAGTTTTTTTGGTACTAGCTGCATCTATCAAAGTTAATAATGGTAAAAATTTTCTAAACAAACAACTTAAAGATAAATCTTCTTATATCATCTCTTTGTTTAGAAACTTTGATCATTACTTCCAATTATTACCGCAAAATAATGCCGATAATCTTCATATTTACAATGAAGCATTTCCAACTTTACGTTTTAATAATTACACTTTGGACTTAGAGCAAGATAAAGACATTGATTATTATAAAAATAGTGAAGATATTTTTACCATTAATAAAAACAATTTTTATAAAAATAATGGATATATAGTTTCTGTGGGTTATATTAAACGTTATGATTTATGGATGGTTGTAAAAAATCCTGCAGTAAAATTGCAGAGTTTATTTTTTGAAACATTTTATATTATTTTATTTATATATCTTATATTAATTCTTATTGCTTTTTTTGTTTTTAAGTATATTCTAAAATTTGAAAATAAAAAACGTAAAGAGTTACATTACCAAGCAACCCATGATTATTTAACCTGTTTAAACAATAGAATGTTTTTATCAGGAATTGAAAATTCACTTGTAGTAGATCATACGCAACCTTTTTCTTTGTTTTTTATTGATATGGATAATTTTAAAAGTATTAATGATAACTACGGACATATAGTTGGGGATAGGGTTTTACAAGAAATTGCACTTAGACTGAAAAAAGTTATTAGCAAAGAAGATATTCTTATTCGATATAGTGGGGATGAATTCATACTTATAAGTAAGATTATAAATAAAAGCGAAGTCTCAAACTTAGCACAAAAAATTCTTACTTCTTTGTCAAATAGTTTTCGTATTGATACGTTGGAGTTTATCTTAGGTTCAAGCATTGGTATTTCCCAATTTCCAAAAGATGCTTCAAATTTGGATAAAATTAAAGCTTATGCTGATTTATCAATGTATGAAGCTAAAAAAACGAGAAATACATTTAGAATTTTTGAAGACAGTATTAAAAAGAAGTATATTAATGATACTAAGATTGAAAAACAATTAAAAACTTCTTTTGATAACAAAGAATTTTCTATGGTTTATCAACCTCAAATGAATTGTAATGGTAGTTTACGGGGTGTGGAAGCGTTAGTAAGATGGAATAATAAGGAATTGGGTTTTGTAAGTCCTGTTGATTTTATAAAAGTAGTTGAAGACATAGGTTTCATGCCAAAATTAGGGCGTTTTATTATTGATACCTCTATTAAAGATATGAAAGACATACAAAATGAACTAAAAATATCTTTTCATTTATCTATTAATATTTCAGTAAAACAATTTCTTAGAGAAAATTTTTATCTACAATTTATGGCTTTAATAGAAAAACATGATTTTGATAAAAATTATTTGACTATTGAAATTACAGAAAGTATTTTTATTGAAGACATTGGTTTTATTTTAAATGTATTAAATAAATTTAAAAAAGAAAATATAAAAGTATCTCTTGATGATTTTGGTACAGGCTATTCTTCTTTAAGTTTGTTAAAAAAACTTCCTATTGATGAGTTAAAAATAGATAAAAGTTTTGTTGATGATATTTTGGTTAATAAAGCTTCTAGAAACATGGTTGAAAGTATTATCTCAATTGCTAGAAACTTGGGTTTTTATACTGTTGCAGAAGGCGTTGAAACAAAGGATCAAAGAGATTTACTGGCTTTAATGCACTGTGATATCATTCAGGGATATTATTATTCTAAGCCCTTAAAAATTGATGAGTTAAAAGCGTATATAAAAAACTTAGCTTAA
- a CDS encoding 2-hydroxymuconate tautomerase family protein, whose amino-acid sequence MPYINIKMTHEDGGASVEQKEALIKGMTEVFDKVIGRGAKTAVVIIDEVSTHNYGMGGKTINNIRKEQKT is encoded by the coding sequence ATGCCCTATATAAATATTAAAATGACACACGAAGATGGTGGTGCAAGCGTTGAGCAAAAAGAAGCCTTAATTAAAGGCATGACAGAAGTATTTGATAAAGTAATTGGAAGAGGTGCTAAAACAGCAGTAGTAATAATTGATGAAGTTTCAACACATAATTATGGAATGGGTGGAAAAACAATCAATAATATAAGGAAAGAACAAAAAACTTAG
- a CDS encoding YbfB/YjiJ family MFS transporter, giving the protein MKIKLLDKNENASILLAGILALIIGVGVARFVFTSLLPFMLEDRLSITFAGVLASFNYIGYLAGSIFSVFIKDMNSKIKYFRLGMFLCVVTTLILATTQNDTVWLISRVVAGFGAAMALIVGSAIVFNKLKMQDKTKAMGIHFSGIGFSILITDLISRGVFAYGGTWSDAWMVLSIFAFFASLYSMYILSIEKEVKQNIVKHPFDKKLFKGFVIVLIFAYFTEGIGMVVQATFLPDIINSLEGLEGYGSYAWTLVGLAGVPSCIIWMRLAHKYGSVNIIMIVMLLQVIGILIPAFSNNIYLNLLSGLLYGGTFVALVALFMNLGGKLAGSNPVMLMGAITTAYGIGQVAAPLYSVAIIDYFHSYDYALYLTAFIVSLGVLLLYTSKKYMNITY; this is encoded by the coding sequence TTGAAAATAAAATTACTTGATAAAAATGAAAATGCATCCATATTATTAGCTGGAATTCTGGCACTTATAATTGGAGTAGGCGTTGCGCGTTTTGTATTCACCTCTTTACTGCCATTTATGTTAGAAGATCGTTTAAGTATCACTTTTGCTGGGGTTTTGGCTTCCTTTAATTATATTGGATATCTAGCTGGTTCAATCTTTTCTGTTTTTATAAAAGACATGAACAGTAAAATAAAATATTTTAGACTTGGAATGTTTTTATGTGTTGTTACTACACTAATATTAGCCACCACACAAAATGACACTGTATGGTTAATCTCTAGAGTAGTAGCTGGTTTTGGCGCAGCAATGGCTCTTATAGTAGGTTCTGCTATAGTATTTAATAAACTAAAAATGCAAGATAAAACTAAAGCAATGGGAATACACTTCTCAGGAATTGGTTTCTCAATTTTAATTACGGATTTAATTTCACGAGGTGTTTTTGCTTATGGTGGAACATGGAGTGACGCGTGGATGGTTTTAAGTATTTTTGCATTTTTTGCATCCTTATATTCTATGTATATCTTATCCATTGAAAAAGAAGTAAAACAAAATATAGTTAAACATCCTTTTGATAAAAAACTCTTCAAAGGTTTTGTAATCGTTTTAATTTTTGCTTATTTTACAGAAGGTATTGGAATGGTAGTTCAAGCTACTTTTCTGCCAGATATTATAAACTCTCTTGAAGGACTTGAAGGATATGGAAGTTATGCATGGACACTTGTTGGCCTTGCAGGTGTTCCTTCTTGTATTATATGGATGAGATTAGCGCATAAGTATGGAAGTGTAAATATTATTATGATAGTAATGTTATTACAAGTTATAGGAATTCTTATTCCAGCTTTTTCTAATAATATTTATTTAAATCTGCTCTCTGGTTTATTATATGGAGGTACTTTTGTTGCACTTGTAGCTTTATTTATGAATCTTGGGGGAAAACTAGCTGGTTCTAACCCTGTTATGTTAATGGGTGCAATCACAACCGCTTACGGAATAGGACAAGTTGCTGCACCTTTATACTCAGTTGCTATTATTGACTACTTTCATTCTTATGATTATGCACTATACCTAACTGCATTTATTGTTAGTTTAGGTGTTTTACTCTTATACACTAGCAAAAAATATATGAATATAACTTATTAA
- a CDS encoding LysR family transcriptional regulator: MDSNLLKIFVEVAKFKSISLAAKELEFAQSNVSSRIKQLEKNIGHELFHRIPKGVILTKAGEKLFDSALEIVRKIEETTFSMKNLQKQESLKVGSTESNAVLRIVPFLVNLHKDFPKMQLELFTGTTDEMIKDLLEYKVDIAFVSGIPLNKELKVLNHFDEHTALFESKIGNIPNVLLILRKGCRYSSLLQDHYKKMGNSNYKVLEFGSYNTILGCVKAGMGKTLLPIHIVKKLGYEKDLKRIDLNEDLSNIPTCLICRKNYVPSISEYLINMELKNED, from the coding sequence ATGGATTCAAATTTATTAAAAATTTTTGTTGAAGTCGCTAAATTTAAAAGTATTTCTTTAGCAGCTAAAGAGTTAGAGTTTGCTCAATCTAATGTAAGTTCTAGAATTAAACAGTTAGAGAAAAATATTGGTCATGAGCTCTTTCACCGTATTCCAAAGGGAGTTATTCTAACAAAAGCAGGTGAGAAACTTTTTGATTCGGCACTTGAAATTGTTCGAAAGATTGAAGAAACAACCTTTAGTATGAAAAATCTTCAAAAACAAGAATCTTTAAAAGTGGGTTCTACTGAGTCCAATGCAGTTTTGAGAATTGTACCTTTTTTAGTAAATCTACACAAAGATTTTCCAAAAATGCAGTTAGAACTTTTTACAGGGACTACTGATGAAATGATTAAAGATTTACTTGAATATAAGGTTGATATTGCTTTTGTATCTGGAATTCCTTTAAATAAAGAGCTAAAAGTTCTTAATCATTTTGATGAACATACAGCATTGTTTGAATCAAAGATTGGAAATATTCCTAATGTTTTGTTAATTCTTAGAAAAGGTTGTAGATATTCTTCTTTATTGCAAGATCATTACAAAAAAATGGGAAATTCCAATTATAAAGTTCTGGAGTTTGGTTCTTACAATACCATTTTAGGTTGTGTAAAAGCAGGTATGGGAAAAACACTTTTACCCATTCATATAGTTAAAAAGTTGGGTTACGAAAAGGATTTAAAACGCATTGATTTAAATGAAGACTTATCCAATATTCCTACATGTTTGATATGCAGAAAAAATTATGTTCCTAGTATTAGTGAATATTTGATAAATATGGAGTTGAAAAATGAAGATTAA
- a CDS encoding VOC family protein has protein sequence MKIKSLDHLVLTVKDVDITSDFYVNVLGMEKEIFKENRIALKYGNQKINLHEYKNEFEPKAHKVMPGSADLCFITENDISSVLEHLKNLNITILEGPIKRTGACGEILSLYIRDPDLNLIEISNYI, from the coding sequence ATGAAGATTAAAAGCCTAGATCATTTAGTATTAACTGTTAAAGATGTTGATATCACTAGTGATTTTTATGTCAATGTTTTAGGCATGGAAAAAGAAATATTTAAAGAAAACAGAATTGCTTTAAAGTATGGAAATCAAAAAATTAATCTTCATGAATATAAAAATGAATTTGAACCAAAAGCACATAAGGTAATGCCAGGAAGTGCAGATTTGTGTTTTATTACTGAAAATGATATTTCTTCAGTGCTTGAACATTTAAAAAATTTAAATATCACTATATTAGAAGGTCCCATTAAAAGAACGGGTGCTTGTGGAGAAATACTTTCACTTTATATCAGAGACCCAGATTTAAATTTAATTGAAATTTCAAATTATATATAA
- a CDS encoding LysE family translocator yields the protein MEFNLLAFFTLALAHFLALLSPGVDFFVIVSNTSKYGKLSGILTSFGIAFANLFYICLALFGISLIQDNPSVFLFIKIIGALYLLYIAKSLLQAKKRDLFVNRTTSSVTLKKGLLKHFFMGFFSALLNPKNSIFYFTLFSLSIKNNTSMYTQYFYALWMFFAVLFWDIFIVTLLSNKKSKSFMQKYSNTIEKISAYILIFISMLILYEIVNSK from the coding sequence ATGGAATTTAATTTATTAGCGTTTTTTACACTGGCTCTGGCACATTTTTTGGCATTATTAAGCCCAGGTGTTGATTTTTTTGTAATCGTCTCTAATACCAGTAAGTATGGCAAACTATCAGGAATTTTAACTTCTTTTGGAATAGCTTTTGCTAATCTATTTTATATTTGTTTGGCTTTATTTGGGATATCTTTAATTCAAGATAATCCAAGTGTTTTTCTTTTTATCAAAATTATTGGAGCCTTGTATTTATTGTATATAGCAAAATCCCTTTTACAAGCAAAAAAAAGAGACTTATTTGTAAACAGGACAACAAGTAGTGTGACTTTAAAAAAAGGGCTATTAAAACATTTTTTTATGGGTTTTTTTTCTGCTTTATTAAACCCTAAAAATTCTATCTTTTATTTTACACTTTTTTCTTTATCTATTAAAAACAATACAAGTATGTATACACAATATTTTTATGCTCTATGGATGTTTTTTGCGGTTCTTTTTTGGGATATATTCATAGTTACTTTATTATCAAATAAAAAATCTAAATCTTTCATGCAGAAATATTCCAATACTATAGAAAAAATTTCTGCTTATATCTTAATATTCATATCCATGTTAATTTTATATGAAATAGTAAATAGTAAATAA
- a CDS encoding AraC family transcriptional regulator, translating into MQDTNNFFLDKKMPYLECRYSNSSKNYKEHMHDTFSIGAIVKGQREFHVNKKSFQVKANYLAIINSNQAHSCNTDKNNTQSEYYVLYLDNAWCLNLQKSLFSSLSTLQNFSKYLLEDEELFQEFVNLCALLFSKEFYLKKEEVLINFMHKLYKKYLKLNNKPYEYDGLDEVALYLKENVSYSISLDTLAKKFDINKFVLIRSFNKKYGLSVHSYFINLKINHAKVLLKEGNTIVNTALELGFNDQSHFHRHFLKRIAATPKDYQKENK; encoded by the coding sequence ATGCAAGATACAAATAATTTTTTCTTAGATAAAAAGATGCCTTATTTAGAATGTAGGTATTCCAATTCTTCTAAAAACTATAAAGAGCATATGCATGATACTTTCTCTATTGGCGCTATAGTTAAAGGCCAAAGAGAATTTCATGTAAACAAGAAAAGCTTTCAAGTTAAAGCAAACTATCTTGCCATTATAAATTCAAATCAAGCCCACTCTTGTAATACAGATAAAAACAATACCCAAAGTGAATATTATGTTTTGTATTTAGACAATGCTTGGTGCTTAAATTTACAAAAATCCTTATTTTCTTCACTTTCTACACTTCAAAATTTTTCCAAGTATTTATTAGAAGATGAAGAATTATTCCAAGAATTTGTTAATTTGTGTGCTTTACTTTTTTCAAAGGAGTTTTATTTAAAAAAAGAAGAAGTGCTTATTAATTTTATGCACAAACTTTACAAAAAATATCTTAAACTTAACAATAAACCTTATGAATATGATGGCCTTGATGAAGTGGCCCTTTATTTAAAAGAAAACGTATCTTACTCCATCTCGCTTGATACACTGGCTAAAAAGTTTGATATTAATAAATTTGTTTTAATTCGAAGTTTTAATAAAAAATATGGTTTAAGTGTACATTCTTATTTTATTAATCTTAAAATAAATCATGCAAAAGTTTTGTTAAAAGAAGGAAATACCATCGTAAATACTGCTTTAGAATTAGGATTTAATGATCAAAGCCATTTTCACAGACACTTTTTAAAACGTATAGCTGCAACACCAAAAGACTATCAAAAGGAAAATAAATAA